The following proteins are co-located in the Castanea sativa cultivar Marrone di Chiusa Pesio chromosome 8, ASM4071231v1 genome:
- the LOC142607190 gene encoding glucan endo-1,3-beta-glucosidase 9 produces the protein MSLNLCPIILFFFFFFFILTISRVGAIGINWGNTASHPLPPPKVVELLKSNNITKVKLFDADPLVLPALSGSNIGVTVGIPNTMLRSFNSSKKAAESWVHDNVTRYFSNGGSGVRIEYVAVGDEPFLQRYGEQFHPFVIGAATNIQAALIKANLEGKVRVVVPCSFDAFLSESNLPSKGHFRSDLNKTMIQLLTFLSKHGSPFFVTISPFVTIHQNKNISLAFSLFKETAHPHNDSHRTYKNSFDLSYDTLINALSIVGFPKIDIVVAQIGWPTDGATNATPSIAETFMKSLINHLHSKLGTPLRPQDPPIETYIFSLLDEDERSITTGNFERHWGVFTFDGQAKYQVDFGQGSKNLENAQNVEYLPSKWCVVNNNRDLSNASARASEACYVSDCTALSPGGSCFNISWPGNISYAFNSYYQQHDQRTDSCDFGGLGLITTVDPSVGNCRFSVELHTSQSDSLHRACYFQWTTLLTTILVCLLRFTL, from the exons ATGTCTCTGAATCTTTGCCCAAtcatactcttcttcttcttcttcttcttcatcctcaCCATCTCTAGGGTTGGAGCCATAGGCATCAACTGGGGCAACACCGCCTCGCACCCTCTCCCACCGCCCAAGGTGGTGGAGCTCTTGAAGTCCAACAACATCACCAAAGTCAAGCTCTTTGATGCTGACCCACTTGTTCTTCCAGCGCTTTCTGGGTCCAATATTGGTGTCACTGTGGGCATTCCAAATACTATGCTCAGAAGCTTTAACTCTTCCAAGAAGGCTGCAGAGAGTTGGGTACACGATAATGTCACTCGCTACTTCTCTAATGGAGGCAGTGGAGTTCGAATTga GTATGTTGCTGTTGGAGACGAGCCATTTCTCCAACGTTATGGTGAACAGTTCCATCCCTTTGTCATTGGAGCAGCCACAAACATCCAGGCAGCTTTGATCAAAGCAAACTTGGAAGGCAAGGTGAGGGTTGTGGTCCCTTGCAGTTTTGATGCCTTCCTGTCAGAATCCAACCTGCCCTCAAAGGGACACTTCAGGTCTGACCTCAACAAAACTATGATCCAGCTCCTCACATTTCTCAGTAAGCATGGCTCACCATTCTTTGTGACCATCTCTCCATTTGTAACTATCCACCAAAACAAGAACATTTCCCTTGCCTTTTCTCTGTTCAAAGAAACTGCTCACCCTCATAATGACAGCCACAGGACATACAAAAATAGCTTTGACTTAAGCTATGATACTCTCATTAATGCATTATCGATTGTTGGATTTCCCAAAATAGATATTGTTGTGGCACAGATTGGTTGGCCTACAGATGGAGCAACAAACGCAACCCCATCCATTGCAGAGACATTCATGAAAAGTCTGATAAATCATCTTCATAGCAAATTGGGTACCCCACTTAGACCTCAGGATCCACCGATTGAAACATACATATTTAGCCTGTTAGATGAGGACGAAAGAAGCATAACCACTGGAAATTTTGAGAGACATTGGGGAGTGTTTACTTTTGATGGCCAAGCCAAGTATCAGGTTGATTTTGGCCAGGGTTCAAAAAACCTAGAGAATGCACAAAATGTGGAGTATCTTCCATCCAAGTGGTGTGTTGTGAACAATAACAGAGACTTGTCTAATGCAAGTGCAAGAGCTTCAGAGGCATGTTATGTTTCTGATTGCACTGCACTCTCTCCTGGTGGGTCTTGTTTCAATATCAGCTGGCCTGGGAATATATCATATGCGTTTAATAGCTACTATCAGCAGCATGATCAAAGGACAGACAGCTGTGACTTTGGAGGTTTGGGTTTAATCACAACTGTTGATCCATCAGTGGGTAATTGCAGATTTTCAGTAGAACTTCACACTTCTCAATCAGATTCACTTCATCGGGCCTGTTATTTCCAGTGGACAACCTTGCTAACAACCATTTTAGTATGTTTGCTCAGGTTTACATTGTAG